A DNA window from Comamonas fluminis contains the following coding sequences:
- a CDS encoding enoyl-CoA hydratase has product MAYETIEVRVEAEKVGVITLNRPKQLNALNDQLMDELGDALKKFDADKSIGCMIITGSERAFAAGADIGAMAKYNFADAYGGDYITRNWEAIRTIRKPVIAAVSGFALGGGCELAMMCDFIIAADNAKFGQPEIKLGVIPGAGGTQRLPRAVGKSKAMDMALTARMMDATEAERAGLVSRVVPFDKLMDEVLGAAIIISGFSQLAVMAAKESVNRAFESGLSDGVMFERRLFHALFATQDQKEGMDAFVNKRPANFTHQ; this is encoded by the coding sequence TTGGCCTACGAAACCATCGAAGTCCGCGTGGAAGCGGAAAAAGTCGGCGTCATCACGCTGAACCGCCCCAAGCAGCTCAACGCACTGAACGACCAGCTCATGGACGAGCTGGGCGACGCGCTCAAGAAGTTCGATGCTGACAAAAGCATTGGCTGCATGATCATCACCGGCAGCGAGCGTGCTTTTGCCGCCGGTGCCGATATCGGTGCCATGGCCAAGTACAACTTTGCCGATGCCTACGGCGGCGACTACATCACCCGCAACTGGGAAGCCATTCGCACCATCCGCAAGCCCGTGATTGCCGCCGTCAGCGGCTTTGCGCTGGGCGGCGGCTGCGAGCTGGCGATGATGTGCGACTTCATCATCGCCGCTGACAACGCCAAGTTCGGCCAGCCCGAAATCAAGCTGGGCGTGATTCCCGGTGCTGGCGGCACGCAACGCCTGCCCCGCGCTGTGGGCAAGAGCAAGGCCATGGACATGGCCCTGACCGCCCGCATGATGGACGCCACCGAGGCCGAGCGCGCTGGCCTGGTCAGCCGCGTTGTGCCTTTTGACAAGCTGATGGACGAAGTGCTGGGCGCTGCCATCATCATCAGCGGCTTCTCTCAGCTGGCTGTCATGGCCGCCAAGGAATCGGTCAACCGCGCATTTGAAAGCGGCCTGTCTGACGGCGTGATGTTCGAGCGCCGCCTGTTCCACGCGCTGTTTGCCACGCAGGACCAGAAGGAAGGCATGGATGCCTTTGTGAACAAGCGCCCTGCCAACTTCACACACCAGTAA
- a CDS encoding ABC transporter substrate-binding protein encodes MSVSESQLSNTSLSSSRRRTLLAAAGASLLGTPWVAKAQSSTLRIAATIADTGVERFNGQGLLNGAKAYFDAVNRAGGIQGRQIELIKADDEFNAGKAKDNALRFAADPSVLALIHPQGTRQTAEIMKAVRDLPIIGPNTGATALHKSGAKNVFWVRTNYDQEVERLVKLADNLGLKRFGLVYPNDPFGQSVLESFQASLARRKIEAVGIASTPGTASLEVDAAAQQLAKLPVQVLVMSLAGTTPAFYQSYRAAGGASLCYGLSVSGTAANLAKLSKGNDRPFFSVIVPSPNAQKFEIVRQYRRDMKAAGFESESLVSLEGYVDAYVLAEGLRRAGPKADRESLIAGLESLSNFDIGGVRLNFGKNVREGNSYTDTVTIDGSGRLIS; translated from the coding sequence GTGAGCGTGTCAGAGAGTCAGCTATCCAATACATCCCTTTCCTCGTCCCGCCGCCGCACCCTGCTGGCAGCAGCCGGAGCTTCTTTGCTAGGTACTCCGTGGGTGGCCAAAGCCCAGTCCTCTACCTTGCGCATCGCCGCCACGATTGCCGATACGGGTGTTGAGCGCTTCAATGGCCAGGGCCTGCTGAATGGCGCCAAGGCGTATTTCGACGCCGTCAATCGCGCCGGTGGCATTCAGGGGCGGCAGATTGAGCTGATCAAGGCCGACGATGAATTCAACGCGGGCAAGGCCAAGGACAACGCCCTGCGTTTTGCGGCTGACCCGAGTGTGCTGGCACTGATCCATCCGCAAGGCACACGCCAGACGGCGGAGATCATGAAGGCGGTACGCGATCTGCCCATCATCGGCCCCAACACGGGCGCGACGGCGCTGCACAAGAGCGGGGCCAAGAACGTATTCTGGGTGCGCACCAATTACGATCAGGAGGTGGAGCGTCTGGTCAAGCTGGCGGACAACCTGGGCCTCAAACGCTTTGGTCTGGTCTACCCCAACGATCCCTTTGGTCAGTCTGTGCTGGAGTCGTTTCAGGCTTCGCTGGCGCGGCGCAAGATCGAGGCCGTGGGCATTGCCAGCACGCCGGGTACGGCAAGTCTTGAAGTGGATGCCGCCGCGCAGCAACTGGCGAAATTGCCGGTTCAGGTGCTGGTGATGAGCCTGGCGGGCACTACGCCTGCTTTTTATCAGTCCTATCGCGCGGCGGGTGGTGCCTCGCTGTGCTATGGCCTGTCCGTCAGCGGCACGGCGGCCAATCTGGCCAAGTTGTCCAAGGGCAATGACAGGCCTTTCTTTTCGGTGATCGTGCCTTCGCCCAATGCGCAGAAGTTCGAGATCGTGCGCCAGTACCGTCGCGATATGAAGGCGGCCGGATTCGAGAGTGAATCTCTGGTCAGTCTGGAGGGCTATGTGGATGCCTATGTGCTGGCCGAAGGCCTGCGCCGCGCTGGCCCCAAGGCGGATCGTGAAAGCCTGATCGCGGGGCTGGAAAGCCTGTCCAACTTTGATATTGGCGGCGTGCGTCTGAACTTTGGCAAGAATGTGCGCGAAGGCAATAGCTATACCGATACGGTGACGATTGATGGCAGCGGCCGTTTGATCAGCTAA
- a CDS encoding M61 family metallopeptidase: MTAVLNPSGIRPGIRYAVQASAVDAHLFDVTLHIAKPAANQLLSLPVWIPGSYLVREFSKNLQGLSATQNGQPIEAHQLSKNQWKIGCSQGDTCVISYQICAYDTSVRTAWLDSRRGFFNGTSLCLRVHGQEDQAHALELLTSPATESWQIATGLTAAKVDANGFGLYTAAHYDELVDCPVEMGQFWRGSFTAGGVPHEFVVAGAAPSFDGERLLADTQKICETEIAFWHADGSQPPMQRYVFMLNVVDDSYGGLEHRNSTALICGRRDLPRKGEAKASEGYNTLLGLISHEYFHTWNVKRLRPAEFARYDYEQENYTELLWFFEGFTSYYDDLFLRRAGLLDNAQYLKLITRTINQVLQTPGRQVQSVAEASFDAWVKYYRQDENTANHTVSYYTKGSLVALCLDLALRAHDSHSLDDVMRSLWQQTQGGPISEADVLGVVTRLGSPAIAAQLHSWVHSTDDLPLRELLAQHGINAKVEPAQLAQKLGLRVQENHSVQIKTVLRGGPAEQAGMMAGDEWLAIAVDGQRWRISKLDDVTLYAGSSNPVTAWVARDRQILELTLHLSPATAKPASEDADSATAISNLGLEISDKATAERWLTGAAA, translated from the coding sequence ATGACTGCTGTTCTCAATCCTTCCGGCATTCGCCCCGGCATCCGCTACGCCGTGCAGGCCAGCGCGGTAGACGCTCATCTTTTTGATGTCACCCTGCATATCGCCAAGCCAGCGGCCAACCAGTTGCTTTCTCTGCCCGTGTGGATTCCCGGCAGCTATCTGGTGCGCGAGTTTTCCAAAAACCTGCAAGGGCTGAGCGCCACACAAAACGGCCAGCCGATTGAAGCTCATCAATTGAGCAAAAATCAATGGAAAATCGGCTGCAGCCAAGGAGATACATGCGTCATCAGCTATCAAATTTGCGCCTACGACACATCGGTGCGCACCGCCTGGCTCGATAGCCGCCGTGGCTTTTTCAACGGCACCAGCCTGTGCCTGCGCGTGCATGGTCAGGAAGATCAAGCCCATGCGCTGGAGCTGCTGACCAGCCCCGCCACTGAAAGCTGGCAAATCGCCACCGGCCTGACTGCTGCGAAGGTGGATGCCAACGGCTTTGGCCTCTACACCGCCGCCCATTACGACGAGCTGGTGGACTGCCCCGTGGAGATGGGCCAGTTCTGGCGCGGCAGCTTTACCGCAGGCGGCGTGCCGCATGAGTTTGTGGTGGCCGGTGCCGCCCCCAGTTTTGACGGCGAGCGCCTGCTGGCCGACACCCAGAAAATCTGCGAAACCGAAATCGCCTTCTGGCACGCCGATGGCAGCCAGCCGCCCATGCAGCGCTATGTCTTCATGCTCAATGTCGTGGACGACAGCTATGGCGGGCTGGAGCACCGCAACAGCACGGCGCTGATCTGCGGCAGGCGCGACCTGCCCCGCAAGGGTGAAGCCAAGGCAAGCGAGGGCTACAACACCCTGCTGGGCCTCATCAGCCACGAATACTTTCACACCTGGAACGTCAAGCGCCTGCGCCCTGCTGAATTTGCACGCTACGACTACGAGCAGGAGAACTACACCGAGCTGCTGTGGTTCTTCGAGGGCTTTACCAGCTACTACGACGACCTGTTTCTGCGCCGCGCTGGCCTGCTGGACAATGCCCAGTACCTCAAGCTCATCACCCGCACCATCAACCAGGTGCTGCAGACGCCGGGCCGCCAGGTGCAGTCCGTGGCCGAGGCCAGCTTTGACGCCTGGGTCAAGTACTACCGCCAGGACGAGAACACGGCCAACCACACGGTCAGCTACTACACCAAGGGCTCGCTGGTGGCCCTGTGTCTGGACCTGGCCCTGCGCGCCCACGATTCGCACAGCCTTGACGACGTCATGCGCAGCCTGTGGCAGCAAACCCAGGGCGGCCCCATCAGCGAAGCCGATGTGCTGGGTGTTGTGACCCGCCTGGGCAGCCCGGCCATTGCCGCGCAACTGCACAGCTGGGTGCACTCCACAGATGACCTGCCCCTGCGCGAGCTGCTGGCCCAGCATGGCATCAACGCCAAGGTCGAACCCGCCCAGCTGGCGCAGAAACTGGGGCTGCGCGTTCAGGAAAACCATAGCGTGCAAATCAAGACTGTGCTGCGCGGCGGCCCTGCTGAGCAGGCCGGAATGATGGCAGGCGACGAGTGGCTGGCCATTGCCGTGGACGGCCAACGCTGGCGCATCAGCAAACTGGACGATGTGACTTTGTACGCGGGCAGCTCCAATCCAGTCACCGCCTGGGTGGCGCGTGATCGCCAGATTCTGGAGCTGACGCTGCACCTGAGCCCCGCCACCGCCAAACCCGCCAGCGAGGATGCAGATAGCGCCACCGCCATCAGTAATCTGGGGCTGGAAATCAGCGACAAAGCCACGGCAGAGCGCTGGCTGACAGGCGCAGCGGCGTAA